A DNA window from Aneurinibacillus sp. REN35 contains the following coding sequences:
- a CDS encoding DEAD/DEAH box helicase, with protein sequence MATFYEFELHHSVVRALTHMGLEEATPIQEQTIPLALEGKDVIGQAQTGTGKTAAFGIPLINRLNEEKEHIQGVVLTPTRELAVQVAEELTKIAKNKGVGVLPIYGGQDMSRQIRALKKKPQIIVATPGRFMDHMRRKTIRLNAIDMVVLDEADEMLNMGFIEDITMILEEMPEERQTLLFSATMSKPVQEIAQKFMKEPEIIRVKAKEMTVSNITQQCLKVSERDKFDVLCRFLDIDAPELAIVFGRTKRRVDELSEALHKRGYKADGIHGDLTQAKRDSVLRKFKEGRIDVLVATDVAARGLDISGVTHVYNFDLPQDPESYVHRIGRTGRAGKTGIAISFATPSEIEHIHTIETVTKKKMDWREAPTQEEAIEQQQRLTAEKLMEMAEKANLQAYRETAEQLLEEVDSVTLVSAVLKLMTKQPNTTSVKLTEEAPLRIKRRRPDHKGNRGNRGSGGRGGFGKGGFKKEGFSKDGGRGRNRSFQPSGGRAPVGKSQQRKKNK encoded by the coding sequence TTGGCAACATTTTATGAATTTGAGCTTCACCATTCTGTTGTTCGGGCGCTAACGCACATGGGACTTGAAGAGGCGACTCCGATCCAGGAACAGACTATTCCGCTAGCATTAGAAGGTAAAGACGTGATTGGACAAGCGCAGACAGGAACGGGAAAAACGGCTGCATTTGGCATTCCTCTCATTAACCGTCTTAATGAAGAGAAAGAGCATATCCAAGGTGTTGTTTTGACACCGACACGTGAGCTTGCTGTACAGGTAGCGGAAGAATTAACGAAAATTGCTAAAAATAAAGGTGTTGGCGTTCTGCCAATTTACGGCGGACAGGATATGAGCCGCCAGATTCGTGCATTGAAGAAAAAACCGCAAATTATCGTCGCTACACCAGGGCGTTTCATGGATCACATGAGAAGAAAGACGATTCGTCTCAACGCCATCGACATGGTTGTACTTGATGAAGCGGATGAGATGCTGAACATGGGCTTCATCGAGGATATTACGATGATTCTCGAAGAGATGCCTGAAGAGAGACAAACCCTCTTATTCTCGGCGACAATGTCTAAGCCTGTGCAGGAGATTGCACAGAAGTTTATGAAAGAGCCGGAAATTATTCGCGTCAAAGCAAAAGAAATGACGGTATCAAACATTACGCAGCAATGCTTGAAAGTATCAGAAAGAGATAAATTCGACGTGCTGTGCCGCTTCCTTGATATCGATGCACCGGAGCTTGCGATCGTATTCGGAAGAACGAAGCGCAGAGTGGATGAGCTGTCTGAAGCGCTGCATAAGCGCGGCTACAAAGCGGATGGCATTCATGGAGATCTGACGCAGGCCAAGCGCGACAGCGTGCTGCGCAAGTTCAAGGAAGGCAGAATCGATGTCCTGGTCGCTACCGATGTTGCTGCTAGAGGCCTTGATATTAGCGGTGTAACGCATGTCTATAACTTTGATCTGCCGCAGGATCCGGAGAGCTACGTACATCGGATCGGAAGAACGGGTCGTGCTGGTAAGACGGGGATTGCCATTAGCTTTGCTACGCCTTCAGAGATCGAGCATATTCATACGATCGAGACGGTAACGAAGAAGAAGATGGACTGGCGTGAAGCGCCAACTCAAGAAGAAGCGATCGAGCAGCAGCAGCGATTAACTGCTGAGAAGCTGATGGAGATGGCTGAGAAGGCGAACTTGCAAGCGTATCGTGAGACTGCCGAGCAATTGCTTGAGGAAGTTGATTCCGTTACATTGGTGTCTGCGGTGCTGAAGCTGATGACCAAGCAGCCGAATACAACGTCAGTGAAGCTGACGGAGGAAGCGCCGCTGCGGATTAAGCGCAGAAGACCGGACCATAAAGGAAACCGAGGTAATCGGGGTAGTGGCGGTCGAGGTGGCTTTGGAAAAGGCGGCTTCAAAAAGGAAGGTTTCAGTAAAGATGGTGGACGCGGCAGAAACCGCTCGTTCCAGCCTTCTGGCGGCCGTGCGCCTGTAGGAAAGTCTCAGCAACGAAAAAAGAATAAATAA
- the hrpB gene encoding ATP-dependent helicase HrpB: MTRLPIEDVLPKVKKTLHSCVNAVLVAAPGAGKTTRVPLALLDEPWLAGRRILMLEPRRLAARSAARYMAALLGEQVGETVGYRVRMDTRVGKDTRIEVITEGVLTRLLQADPALEDVGLVIFDEFHERNLHADVGLALCLQSQSILRDDLRVLVMSATLDAGPIASLLGDAPILVSEGKMYPVETRYISKRIDDRIEPAIVRTIGEALKRDVGDILVFLPGAGEIRRVERQLIEEGMDASVYIAPLYGSLPREAQDAAVAPSPKGQRKVVLATSIAETSLTVEGVRVVIDSGLMRVPRFSPRTGMTRLETIRVSRSSADQRQGRAGRQAPGVCYRLWTEEEDRYLAPRSTPEILAADLIPLALELAAWGVANPGDLLFLDFPPAAAFNQARDVLMQLGAVDNEGKITEHGRRMAEAGLHPRLAHMILQALPLGEGRLACDLAALLSERDLFRAERIAQADIRLRIEALYEGKAPLSASFRVDEGVRQRILVEAAHWRSEFGVKLDKTKGFDACGLLLAFAYPDRIASRRETGRFLLRSGRGAALPVLQPLSNEPYIVAAQLDDQGAEGRIYLAAPLDAALLNLHFAEQIVEDTLVFWDREAQSVRARKREMLGALTLKDTAVAEPNPEAILAALLSGIAEEGLGVLPWNKSARQLQQRMIFMHRLKVDWPDVSDTMLAKTVADWLGPHLYGMRSRSDLQCLRMQEVLEALLPWERRRQLDEYAPSHCTVPSGSRIPIDYSNSDAPVLAVKLQELFGWRETPCIGGGRVPLTLHLLSPARRPVQVTQDLASFWANAYFEVKKDLKGRYPKHYWPDNPLEAIPTNRTRPPS; this comes from the coding sequence ATGACAAGATTGCCAATTGAAGACGTTCTACCCAAAGTAAAAAAGACCCTTCATTCTTGTGTAAATGCGGTGTTGGTAGCGGCGCCGGGTGCGGGAAAAACAACAAGAGTACCGCTTGCTCTCTTAGATGAGCCTTGGCTTGCGGGACGCCGGATTCTCATGTTAGAGCCACGACGTCTGGCCGCTCGTTCCGCCGCACGCTATATGGCCGCCCTGCTTGGTGAGCAGGTTGGCGAGACGGTAGGATACCGGGTTCGAATGGATACACGGGTGGGCAAGGATACACGTATCGAGGTTATTACCGAAGGTGTGCTGACAAGACTATTGCAGGCTGATCCTGCATTAGAGGATGTAGGACTTGTTATTTTTGATGAATTTCATGAGAGAAATCTGCATGCGGATGTAGGGCTTGCCCTGTGCCTGCAATCTCAATCCATTCTACGGGATGACTTACGTGTGTTAGTGATGTCAGCAACGCTTGATGCAGGGCCGATTGCTTCGCTGCTGGGTGATGCACCTATCCTTGTCAGTGAAGGCAAGATGTATCCGGTAGAGACAAGGTATATATCTAAGCGGATAGATGATCGCATCGAGCCGGCGATTGTGCGCACGATTGGTGAAGCACTAAAGAGAGATGTGGGGGATATACTGGTCTTTCTTCCGGGAGCAGGAGAAATTCGCCGAGTGGAGAGACAGCTTATCGAGGAGGGGATGGATGCGTCTGTATATATTGCGCCGCTGTATGGAAGTTTGCCGCGAGAGGCACAAGATGCAGCGGTTGCACCGAGTCCTAAAGGGCAGAGAAAAGTGGTGCTGGCTACGTCGATTGCGGAGACGAGCCTGACGGTAGAAGGTGTCCGCGTCGTTATAGACAGTGGACTTATGCGTGTGCCGCGTTTTTCACCACGTACGGGCATGACTCGGCTGGAGACGATACGGGTTTCTAGATCATCCGCCGATCAGCGCCAGGGTCGAGCAGGACGACAAGCACCGGGTGTGTGCTATCGGCTGTGGACAGAGGAGGAAGATCGATACCTTGCTCCAAGAAGTACGCCTGAGATTCTTGCGGCAGATTTAATTCCGCTCGCTTTAGAGCTTGCAGCCTGGGGAGTAGCTAATCCCGGGGATCTGTTATTCCTTGATTTTCCCCCAGCCGCTGCATTTAATCAGGCAAGAGACGTGCTGATGCAGTTAGGGGCGGTGGATAACGAAGGGAAGATTACAGAACATGGCCGGCGCATGGCCGAAGCCGGACTGCATCCAAGGCTTGCTCATATGATCTTGCAGGCGCTTCCGCTTGGTGAAGGAAGATTGGCCTGTGATCTTGCGGCACTGCTTAGCGAGCGGGATTTATTTCGTGCGGAGCGCATAGCGCAGGCTGATATTCGCTTGCGTATAGAAGCTTTGTATGAGGGAAAAGCTCCGCTATCTGCTTCCTTTCGTGTTGATGAAGGAGTGCGGCAGCGAATTCTTGTGGAAGCGGCACATTGGCGAAGCGAATTCGGAGTGAAATTGGATAAGACCAAGGGGTTCGATGCTTGTGGTCTGCTGCTGGCTTTTGCTTATCCGGATCGAATTGCGAGCAGAAGAGAGACGGGGCGCTTTTTGCTGCGCAGTGGCAGGGGTGCCGCGCTTCCCGTGCTTCAGCCTTTATCGAATGAACCATATATTGTGGCTGCACAACTCGATGATCAGGGAGCTGAAGGACGGATTTACCTGGCGGCTCCTCTAGATGCTGCTTTGTTGAACTTGCATTTTGCCGAACAGATTGTGGAGGATACGCTTGTATTTTGGGATCGGGAGGCACAGTCGGTTAGAGCACGTAAGCGTGAGATGCTAGGTGCGTTGACGCTTAAGGATACCGCTGTGGCAGAGCCGAATCCAGAAGCGATTCTTGCGGCACTTCTCAGTGGCATTGCGGAGGAAGGGCTCGGGGTACTGCCATGGAATAAGTCTGCTCGACAGCTTCAGCAGCGCATGATATTTATGCATCGTCTAAAAGTGGATTGGCCGGATGTTTCAGATACGATGCTTGCCAAGACGGTAGCTGACTGGCTTGGCCCACATCTATATGGAATGAGAAGCAGAAGTGACTTACAGTGCTTGCGTATGCAGGAGGTGCTTGAAGCACTGCTTCCTTGGGAGCGGCGCCGCCAGCTTGATGAATACGCTCCTTCACATTGTACTGTGCCGAGTGGCTCGCGTATTCCCATTGATTACAGCAATTCGGATGCTCCTGTGCTTGCGGTAAAGCTACAGGAGCTGTTCGGTTGGAGAGAGACGCCTTGTATCGGTGGAGGAAGAGTGCCGCTAACGCTACACCTGCTCTCACCGGCACGACGACCGGTGCAGGTGACGCAGGACTTAGCCAGTTTTTGGGCCAACGCTTATTTTGAAGTGAAGAAGGATTTGAAGGGGCGCTATCCTAAGCACTATTGGCCGGATAATCCGCTCGAAGCAATCCCGACGAATCGAACTCGCCCCCCCTCCTAA
- a CDS encoding alanine/glycine:cation symporter family protein: MSNDILWSYILIVLLIGLGIYFTFRTGFVQFRMFGEMIRLLGDGVGDTAKGKKGVSSFGAFCISTASRVGTGNLAGVALAISLGGPGAVFWMWLIALIGSASAFVEATLAQIYKVGDKDGFRGGPAYYMEKALRQRWMGVLFAVLITLCFGLVFNSVQANTITLALESAYGFNRLYVGLIITVLTAFVIFGGIKRIVKVAEVIVPVMAGGYVLLALYIVITNITLVPEVFATIFSSAFGLKEAVGGAVGAALMEGIKRGLFSNEAGMGSAPNAAATASVSHPAKQGLIQSLGVFVDTLLICSATAFIVLLSDAYKVEGLEGIAIVQAALSTHVGSWAGSFIAVAIFLFAFSSVVGNYYYGETNIEFINTNKTWLFVYRVAVIGMVMFGSLAEISIVWSMADLFMALMAITNLIAIALLGKISFKALQDYMQQKKQGKDPVFYTSSIPGLQNVECWPERAADAIMDTSKSKK; encoded by the coding sequence ATGAGCAATGATATTTTATGGTCGTATATTTTGATCGTGTTATTGATCGGCTTAGGAATATACTTTACTTTCCGAACCGGTTTTGTCCAGTTTAGGATGTTTGGCGAGATGATCCGTCTTCTAGGAGATGGTGTAGGAGACACTGCAAAAGGAAAAAAAGGGGTATCTTCTTTTGGAGCCTTCTGTATTAGTACCGCATCTCGTGTAGGTACAGGAAACTTAGCGGGCGTGGCGCTTGCCATCTCGCTTGGCGGCCCGGGTGCCGTGTTTTGGATGTGGCTCATTGCGTTAATCGGCTCAGCCTCTGCGTTTGTGGAAGCGACGCTTGCACAGATTTATAAGGTAGGGGATAAGGACGGCTTTCGCGGAGGCCCGGCGTATTATATGGAGAAAGCATTGCGTCAGCGGTGGATGGGTGTTTTGTTTGCCGTATTGATCACGCTGTGCTTTGGTCTGGTATTTAACTCGGTTCAGGCCAATACCATTACGCTTGCTTTAGAGAGCGCATACGGCTTTAATCGGTTGTATGTCGGTTTGATTATTACGGTACTGACCGCATTTGTAATTTTTGGTGGAATTAAGCGCATTGTGAAAGTAGCTGAAGTTATTGTTCCGGTCATGGCCGGCGGATATGTTTTGTTGGCGCTCTACATAGTAATTACAAATATTACACTTGTACCAGAAGTCTTCGCTACCATCTTCAGCAGTGCTTTCGGTCTGAAGGAAGCAGTTGGTGGAGCGGTAGGAGCGGCCTTGATGGAAGGAATTAAGCGTGGTCTATTCTCTAATGAAGCGGGAATGGGAAGCGCGCCGAATGCTGCAGCGACCGCATCCGTAAGTCATCCGGCGAAGCAGGGGCTCATTCAATCACTCGGCGTATTTGTAGATACACTGCTGATCTGTAGTGCGACCGCTTTTATCGTTTTATTATCCGATGCTTATAAGGTAGAAGGATTAGAGGGAATTGCAATTGTACAAGCTGCTCTTAGCACGCATGTGGGCTCTTGGGCCGGCAGCTTCATTGCTGTTGCGATCTTCTTATTTGCATTTAGCTCTGTTGTAGGGAATTACTATTATGGCGAAACCAATATCGAATTTATCAACACAAACAAAACATGGCTATTTGTATACCGCGTAGCTGTAATTGGTATGGTTATGTTTGGTTCGCTCGCGGAAATCTCGATCGTTTGGAGTATGGCTGACTTGTTCATGGCCCTCATGGCGATTACGAACTTAATAGCCATCGCCCTTTTAGGTAAGATTTCTTTCAAAGCATTGCAGGATTATATGCAACAGAAAAAGCAGGGAAAAGACCCTGTATTCTATACATCAAGCATTCCCGGTTTGCAGAATGTAGAATGCTGGCCGGAAAGAGCGGCAGATGCGATAATGGATACTTCAAAAAGCAAAAAGTAA
- a CDS encoding (deoxy)nucleoside triphosphate pyrophosphohydrolase, whose translation MKKIDVVGAVIVGEKGKILCALRSQDMSLPGMWEFPGGKIEAGETAESALTREITEELGIEIEVGELIADITHEYSNIIVRLLTYYAVMVDKNAVLRPTEHEQLEWVEPGRLKELKWAPADIPTVEKIC comes from the coding sequence ATGAAGAAAATAGACGTAGTTGGAGCTGTTATCGTAGGAGAAAAAGGTAAGATCCTATGTGCATTACGCTCCCAGGATATGTCACTTCCAGGGATGTGGGAATTCCCGGGCGGTAAGATTGAAGCAGGGGAAACGGCAGAAAGTGCTCTTACGAGAGAAATTACAGAAGAGCTTGGAATTGAGATAGAAGTGGGCGAGTTGATCGCAGACATTACCCATGAATACTCCAACATTATCGTGCGGCTTCTAACGTATTATGCAGTGATGGTGGATAAGAATGCGGTTCTGCGTCCTACCGAGCATGAGCAGTTGGAATGGGTGGAACCCGGCCGGTTGAAAGAATTGAAATGGGCGCCTGCTGATATCCCGACAGTGGAGAAGATTTGTTGA
- a CDS encoding alpha/beta hydrolase encodes MYYTEQEVSIPSAYPLAATLALPQQEQEKHPIIIMIHGSGDIDRDGNAKQLHINAFKELSDRIAAAGFAVLRYDKRGVGQSGGDFHEMGLFDLIDDAAAVVDFAKQHPQIDSSRIILLGHSEGSIIAPAIHARTPVNGMILLAGTAEPLSDTTAWQRKQMKEEIENKKGFSGWLLRLLNVSGKLDKMNNELLQKIQDTTESVVTFKGQKISVKWNREHGHYDVRDDLKKITCPILAITGTKDVQVHPEHAEQICRTVQGECEHYLIPEMTHILRKTDVTKEFSVILKDYKRQVKKPVDQELSDKIVTWLHKHFSCSPNQTKIDEH; translated from the coding sequence ATGTATTATACAGAACAAGAAGTTAGCATACCTAGCGCTTACCCATTGGCAGCTACTCTAGCTCTTCCACAGCAGGAACAAGAGAAACACCCTATAATCATCATGATTCACGGCAGCGGTGACATTGACCGGGATGGAAATGCTAAACAGCTTCATATAAATGCATTCAAAGAGCTAAGCGATAGGATTGCCGCCGCAGGATTTGCCGTTCTGCGCTATGATAAGCGGGGCGTTGGACAGAGCGGGGGAGACTTCCATGAGATGGGGCTATTTGACTTAATCGACGATGCTGCCGCCGTGGTAGACTTCGCCAAGCAGCACCCTCAAATTGATTCGTCTCGCATCATTCTACTTGGCCACAGCGAAGGCTCGATCATCGCACCAGCCATTCATGCACGTACGCCTGTAAACGGAATGATTCTTCTGGCTGGTACGGCTGAGCCATTGTCCGACACTACAGCTTGGCAGCGCAAGCAAATGAAAGAAGAAATAGAGAACAAAAAAGGATTCAGCGGCTGGCTTCTTCGTTTACTCAATGTTTCCGGCAAACTGGATAAAATGAATAACGAACTGCTTCAGAAAATTCAAGACACCACTGAATCCGTTGTTACATTCAAAGGACAGAAAATAAGCGTGAAATGGAACCGAGAGCACGGGCACTATGATGTACGGGACGACCTGAAAAAAATCACCTGTCCCATCCTAGCGATTACCGGCACGAAGGATGTGCAGGTGCATCCAGAGCATGCTGAGCAAATCTGCCGAACCGTACAGGGAGAATGCGAGCATTACCTGATCCCCGAGATGACACATATCCTCCGAAAAACCGATGTTACCAAAGAATTCAGCGTCATATTAAAAGATTATAAGCGGCAGGTTAAGAAGCCTGTTGACCAAGAATTGTCAGATAAAATCGTCACTTGGCTTCACAAGCACTTCTCCTGCTCCCCAAACCAAACTAAAATAGACGAACATTAA
- a CDS encoding DUF3427 domain-containing protein, translating to MKYSDGFHEEIKRKDKEYPKNAETYVLAPNRYAGLLTQYIAEKIGHTLKELESKDRYSEMVDLVYQIEQGLAPSQFTELYTPLSMMHYDIATPLLPRLSGESFLREPSLITNQKKEGRSFFKELKFELMTADRADFVVSFIRWSGLQLLLRAFDEMIQAGKSIRILTSTYLHITEPKALRRLLELDYVQVRCFETGALSFHPKAYLFYRQSGQHTAIIGSSNMTRSAIESGHEWNVKLPDMIHLPIYQSASHLFETMWQDPQAVQISPGWVDAYDQAYQQSRQKIKYTSNIERPALLLEEKVADVHQDYSAGEERRAIEPNAMQVQALSALEQTRERGHDKGVIIAATGTGKTYLSAFDIKQYEAKTLLFLAHRDELLENARNTFRAVFGEAKRMGKLTGTVKEVDYPFLFSTVQTLYRDDILYSFSREQFDYIIVDEFHHAEAATYKKILSYFQPKFLLGLTATPERMDGRDVLALCDYNVVFEVRLYQALEQGLLAPFHYFGLKDATVDYNKIPTQSGKLQEKALVKALKTHERVDYIIEIMDKYGFCGERRKALAFCAGIEHARYMAEEFNRRGCCAVCLTGEDSPQYRMEVIRRLESDTDPLEFIFTVDIFNEGVDIPSLNLILFLRPTESPTIFIQQLGRGLRKAEGKEYVTILDFIGNYHKSFVVPLALAGQTSHRAFDREALRVAIETEFQNLPAGCFVELEEVTRRHILEKIASVRMDAQQMLKNLYQEFSHEIGQSPEIMDFLYSTQAPSLHYFVRKYGSWVETKKKMSDTNIWDKKLLTSSLELQIIKRLEQSLPLKWPYEFAVIVLSMQRSKVSVDDVLSFLSQRFSIELSGENHAQYVSRAMERISRPYKKQSWSFGKIEGGYFIGDELIRSTWNTAWIRTYIEERIQYGLIEFQRTYRPADFLQHEKHVIPYQNYTRNELIYLFNAKAAEGSWREGVSRTGAHYLLFVTLNKGEKVEEHLNYHDYFIDQKHFHWQSQNITSHNSERGRDYIKHKERGLHVHLFVRKVEKMHGMTLPFMYLGEAEYMKSHGDKPMNIVWRLTELLPEHIFIDFVR from the coding sequence ATGAAGTACTCCGATGGATTCCATGAAGAGATTAAAAGAAAGGATAAAGAATACCCAAAGAATGCTGAGACGTATGTCTTGGCCCCTAACAGGTATGCTGGACTGCTTACACAGTATATTGCTGAAAAAATTGGTCATACCTTAAAAGAACTTGAAAGCAAAGATCGGTATAGCGAAATGGTTGATCTTGTTTATCAAATAGAACAGGGACTGGCACCTTCGCAGTTTACTGAGCTTTATACACCGTTATCTATGATGCACTATGATATTGCCACTCCCTTGCTTCCGCGTCTATCTGGAGAATCTTTTTTGCGTGAACCTTCACTAATTACTAATCAGAAGAAGGAAGGACGTAGCTTCTTTAAAGAACTTAAGTTTGAGCTTATGACTGCAGATAGAGCTGATTTTGTGGTGAGTTTCATCCGCTGGTCGGGCCTACAGCTTCTGCTGCGCGCATTTGACGAGATGATCCAGGCTGGTAAGAGCATCCGTATCTTGACATCTACCTACTTACATATTACGGAGCCAAAAGCACTGCGACGTCTGCTGGAGTTAGATTACGTGCAGGTAAGGTGCTTTGAGACTGGAGCGCTATCTTTTCATCCAAAAGCGTATTTGTTTTATCGACAGTCCGGGCAGCATACTGCTATTATCGGTTCTTCGAATATGACGCGTTCTGCCATTGAAAGTGGACATGAGTGGAATGTGAAGCTGCCAGATATGATTCATCTGCCGATCTATCAGTCAGCGAGCCATTTATTTGAGACGATGTGGCAGGACCCGCAGGCAGTTCAGATTTCTCCTGGGTGGGTTGATGCATACGACCAGGCTTATCAGCAATCTCGACAAAAAATAAAATATACATCAAATATCGAACGTCCGGCTCTACTTCTTGAAGAAAAAGTGGCGGATGTCCATCAAGATTATAGTGCGGGAGAAGAACGGCGTGCCATTGAACCGAATGCAATGCAGGTACAAGCCCTATCCGCATTAGAACAGACACGAGAACGAGGACATGACAAAGGTGTAATTATTGCGGCAACAGGGACAGGCAAGACGTATTTATCAGCATTTGATATAAAGCAGTATGAGGCAAAAACACTACTTTTCTTAGCGCATCGTGACGAGTTATTAGAGAATGCCCGCAATACGTTCCGTGCAGTATTTGGTGAGGCAAAGAGGATGGGTAAGCTGACAGGTACAGTAAAAGAGGTGGATTATCCTTTTTTATTTAGTACAGTGCAGACTCTTTATCGTGATGATATATTATACTCATTTTCCCGCGAACAGTTTGACTACATTATCGTAGATGAATTTCATCATGCAGAAGCGGCTACATATAAGAAGATATTATCATATTTTCAACCAAAGTTTTTGTTGGGACTTACTGCTACACCTGAGCGAATGGACGGTCGTGATGTGCTTGCTTTATGTGATTACAATGTTGTATTTGAAGTGCGTCTATATCAAGCTCTTGAGCAGGGTTTGCTAGCTCCTTTTCACTACTTCGGACTGAAAGATGCTACGGTAGATTATAATAAAATTCCAACGCAAAGCGGAAAGCTCCAGGAGAAAGCGCTGGTAAAAGCGTTAAAAACACATGAGCGCGTTGATTACATTATTGAAATTATGGATAAATATGGATTTTGTGGAGAGCGGCGAAAAGCATTAGCTTTTTGCGCTGGCATAGAGCATGCGCGTTATATGGCAGAAGAGTTTAACCGTAGGGGCTGTTGTGCGGTTTGTCTGACAGGAGAAGACTCGCCCCAATACCGAATGGAAGTGATTCGTCGCCTTGAGAGCGATACGGACCCATTGGAATTTATTTTTACTGTGGATATTTTCAATGAAGGAGTCGATATTCCATCATTAAATCTCATTTTATTCTTACGTCCTACAGAATCACCTACAATCTTCATTCAGCAATTAGGAAGAGGCTTGCGGAAGGCGGAAGGAAAAGAGTACGTGACGATTCTTGATTTCATAGGAAATTATCATAAATCTTTTGTTGTTCCACTAGCATTGGCAGGACAGACGAGTCACCGTGCTTTTGACCGTGAGGCTTTGCGTGTAGCCATCGAGACAGAATTTCAGAATCTGCCTGCAGGATGCTTCGTAGAACTAGAAGAGGTTACACGTCGTCATATTCTAGAGAAAATTGCTTCTGTTCGCATGGACGCGCAGCAGATGTTGAAAAATTTATATCAAGAATTCTCGCATGAAATCGGTCAATCTCCTGAAATTATGGACTTCCTTTATTCTACACAAGCACCAAGCTTGCATTACTTTGTACGTAAATATGGTTCGTGGGTAGAAACAAAGAAGAAAATGAGCGATACGAATATATGGGATAAGAAACTTCTTACTTCATCTCTAGAACTACAGATTATCAAGCGTTTAGAACAGTCTCTTCCGTTAAAATGGCCATATGAATTTGCTGTAATTGTGCTCAGTATGCAGCGTAGTAAAGTATCTGTTGACGACGTGTTGTCATTTCTTTCTCAACGCTTTTCTATCGAACTGAGCGGAGAAAACCATGCGCAATATGTTAGCAGAGCGATGGAGCGTATAAGTAGACCGTACAAAAAACAATCATGGTCTTTTGGTAAAATAGAAGGTGGATATTTTATTGGGGACGAGCTAATTCGTTCTACTTGGAATACGGCATGGATTCGCACGTATATAGAGGAACGCATACAGTACGGGCTAATTGAATTTCAGCGTACATATAGACCTGCCGACTTTTTACAACATGAAAAGCATGTGATTCCATATCAGAATTATACGCGCAATGAATTGATTTATTTGTTTAACGCTAAAGCTGCAGAAGGTTCTTGGCGGGAGGGAGTAAGTCGGACTGGAGCTCATTATTTGCTGTTTGTGACCTTAAACAAAGGCGAGAAAGTAGAAGAACATCTTAATTACCATGATTATTTCATTGACCAAAAGCACTTTCACTGGCAGTCTCAGAACATCACTTCTCATAATTCAGAGCGTGGTCGTGATTATATTAAACATAAAGAAAGAGGACTTCATGTTCATCTTTTTGTGCGGAAAGTCGAGAAGATGCATGGTATGACGCTACCTTTCATGTATCTTGGTGAAGCGGAATATATGAAAAGTCACGGAGATAAGCCGATGAATATTGTCTGGAGGCTTACGGAGCTACTTCCAGAACATATTTTTATTGATTTTGTTCGCTAG